In Humulus lupulus chromosome 7, drHumLupu1.1, whole genome shotgun sequence, the following are encoded in one genomic region:
- the LOC133788417 gene encoding protein DJ-1 homolog D-like has product MEDYEIKVPFQSLEALGCHVDAVCPKKKVGDTCPTAVHDFEGDQTYSEKPGHDFVLTANFEGLDASSYGALVIPGGRAPEYLALDKEVIAIVKHFMEANKPVASICHGQQILSAAGVLQGRKCTAYPAVMTERIALVKEKHV; this is encoded by the exons ATGGAAGATTATGAGATTAAAGTTCCTTTCCAGTCTCTTGAAGCTCTAGGGTGCCATGTTGATGCAGTTTGCCCCAAAAAGAAGGTTGGTGATACATGTCCAACTGCTGTGCATGATTTTGAAGGTGATCAAACATACAGTGAAAAGCCAGGCCATGATTTCGTGTTGACTGCTAATTTCGAAGGTTTAGACGCATCAAGTTATGGTGCTCTTGTTATCCCCGGAGGGCGAGCTCCAGAGTATCTAGCACTGGATAAGGAAGTCATTGCCATAGTGAAGCACTTTATGGAAGCCAATAAGCCTGTTGCATCTATCTGCCATGGCCAACAGATTTTATCTGCTGCTGGGGTCCTGCAG GGGAGGAAATGTACTGCATACCCAGCTGTAATGACAGAGAGAATTGCTCTTGTCAAAGAGAAGCATGTATGA